One segment of Kryptolebias marmoratus isolate JLee-2015 linkage group LG23, ASM164957v2, whole genome shotgun sequence DNA contains the following:
- the mylz3 gene encoding myosin, light polypeptide 3, skeletal muscle, translating to MTEFSPDQIEDFKEAFGLFDRIGDSQVAYNQVADIMRALGQNPTNKDVQKILGNPSAEEMANKRLNFDAFLPMLKQVDAIPKGTYDDYVEGLRVFDKEGNGTVMGAELRIVLSTLGEKMNEQEIDALMAGQEDENGSVHYEAFVKHIMSV from the exons ACTTCAAGGAGGCTTTTGGTCTCTTTGACAGAATTGGTGACAGCCAGGTGGCCTACAACCAGGTGGCCGACATCATGCGCGCTCTGGGCCAGAACCCCACCAACAAGGACGTCCAGAAAATTCTGGGCAACCCATCCGCCGAAG AGATGGCCAACAAGAGGCTGAACTTCGACGCTTTCCTGCCCATGCTGAAGCAGGTCGACGCCATCCCCAAGGGAACCTACGATGACTACGTTGAGGGTCTGCGTGTCTTCGACAAGGAGGGCAACGGCACAGTCATGGGCGCTGAGCTGCGCATCGTGCTGTCCACTCTGG GAGAGAAGATGAACGAGCAGGAGATTGATGCCCTCATGGCTGGACAGGAGGACGAGAACGGCAGTGTGCACTATGAGG cTTTCGTCAAGCACATCATGTCTGTGTAA
- the acadl gene encoding long-chain specific acyl-CoA dehydrogenase, mitochondrial, which produces MFLKKLVKPSVFALKNVSGQGQVLAAAAARQQHSQPSASMRPETSTAKSLMDIGTRRIFNEDHDIFRQSVRRFYQEEVVPHHNEWEKAGQVSRELWEKAGEQGLLGVMTPEEHGGIGGDAFSAAVTWEEQMYSNCSGPGFALHSDIVIPYIVKYGSKEQIERFIPAMTAGKCIGAIAMTEPGAGSDLQGVRTHAKKDGSDWILNGNKVFITNGWMADLVVVVTVTNREAKTAAHGISLFLVEEGMKGFQKGRKLDKIGLKAQDTAELFFEDVRLPASALLGELDKGFYYLMNELPQERLLIADMGIASCEFMFEETRNYVLQRKAFGKTIAHLQTVQHKLAELKTEICVGRAFIDNCIQLFAEKRLDPSTASMAKYWATDLQNKVATQCLQLHGGWGYMLEYPIAKAFVDSRVQPIYGGTNEIMKELIARAIVSQK; this is translated from the exons atgtttcttaaaaaactCGTCAAACCGAGTGTTTTTGCGCTTAAAAATGTCTCTGGACAAGGACAGGTGCTCGCTGCGGCTGCTGCCAG acAACAACACAGTCAGCCCTCGGCCTCGATGCGACCGGAAACCTCCACCGCCAAGAGCCTGATGGACATCGGGACCCGCCGCATCTTCAACGAGGACCACGACATCTTCAGGCAGAGCGTCCGGCGGTTCTATCAAGAGGAGGTGGTCCCGCACCACAACGA GTGGGAGAAGGCGGGTCAGGTGAGCAGGGAGCTGTGGGAGAAGGCCGGTGAGCAAGGACTGCTGGGAGTAATGACGCCAGAAGAGCACGGTGGCATCGGAGGAGACGCCTTCTCTGCAGCTGTCACATGGGAGGAGCA AATGTACTCCAACTGTTCTGGCCCGGGTTTTGCTTTGCACTCCGATATCGTCATACCTTACATCGTCAAATATGGCAGCAAGGAGCAGATTGAGCGCTTCATTCCCGCCATGACTGCTGGGAAATGCATCGGTGCGATTGCAATGACGGAGCCGGGAGCTGGCAG TGATCTTCAGGGTGTGAGGACGCATGCCAAGAAGGACGGCAGTGACTGGATCCTTAATGGCAACAAG GTTTTCATCACAAACGGTTGGATGGCCGACCTGGTGGTGGTCGTCACCGTGACCAACCGCGAGGCGAAGACAGCGGCACACGGGATCAGCCTCTTCCTGGTGGAGGAGGGCATGAAGGGCTTCCAGAAAGGACGCAAGTTGGATAAGATCGGTCTGAAGGCACAG GACACAGCTGAACTGTTTTTCGAAGATGTGCGACTTCCTGCCAGCGCTCTCCTGGGTGAACTCGACAAAGGTTTCTACTACCTGATGAATGAACTGCCACAG GAGCGTCTGTTGATTGCCGACATGGGCATAGCGAGCTGTGAGTTCATGTTTGAGGAAACCAGGAACTATGTTCTGCAGCGGAAGGCTTTTGGCAAGACCATCGCTCACCTACAG aCCGTGCAGCACAAGCTGGCAGAGCTGAAGACTGAGATCTGTGTGGGCCGAGCCTTCATCGATAACTGCATTCAGCTCTTTGCTGAGAAGCGACTGGATCCCTCCACCGCCTCTATGGCCAAGTACTG GGCGACGGACCTCCAGAACAAGGTGGCCACTCAGTGCCTGCAGCTCCACGGAGGCTGGGGCTACATGTTGGAATACCCGATCGCCAA GGCGTTCGTGGACTCCCGCGTTCAGCCCATCTACGGGGGCACCAACGAGATCATGAAGGAGCTCATTGCGCGCGCCATCGTCAGCCAGAAGTGA